Proteins from a genomic interval of Desulfurobacterium sp. TC5-1:
- a CDS encoding HlyD family secretion protein, which produces MNGKKIFSAFGLVIVIAATLWLGHYFYLRHIYVISEDAFQKANIVTVSTEDVSGNIKNLYVKEFQQVKKGEPLFKTDDSLYRKQVKLLQEKLSALEFKKKSMENKLSQLKIQIPEQVKMAQDKLKAEQQQLSMLKNKESMALVNYKASVEKASSGVDAAKKGVEAAKTNLKRWENQYKRFKNLYEKGIVSKQQLEEIESAYSAAQFKYQKALAELKSAEEGLKEAKSLINNVSIVRKERKALEAKIAATKKQIRVAKATLKSIEELKNSIKSLDKEIAATKTGLEKAEILLSHTTVKSPINGVVAKKWREKGDFVTPGLPVYSLYDPKTFYVLAWIEEDKLKNVKAGADTEAELEVCGKTFEGKVVSIGTAAGSTFALIPRDTSQGEFTKVTQRIPVKIRLENVPQVCIKPGTSVTVYIRKD; this is translated from the coding sequence ATGAACGGAAAGAAGATATTCTCAGCATTCGGACTTGTAATAGTAATTGCTGCAACACTCTGGCTGGGACATTATTTTTACCTTCGTCACATCTACGTAATCTCAGAAGATGCCTTCCAAAAAGCCAATATTGTAACAGTATCAACAGAAGATGTATCAGGAAATATTAAAAATCTATATGTAAAGGAATTTCAACAGGTTAAAAAAGGAGAACCTTTATTTAAAACCGATGATTCTCTTTACAGAAAACAGGTAAAACTGCTCCAGGAAAAACTTTCTGCCCTTGAATTTAAGAAAAAATCCATGGAAAACAAACTGAGCCAACTAAAAATCCAGATTCCAGAACAGGTTAAAATGGCTCAGGATAAGCTAAAAGCCGAACAGCAACAGTTATCCATGCTGAAAAATAAAGAATCAATGGCTCTCGTAAACTACAAAGCGAGCGTTGAAAAAGCATCAAGCGGTGTTGATGCGGCAAAAAAAGGCGTTGAGGCTGCTAAAACCAATCTGAAAAGATGGGAAAATCAGTACAAACGATTCAAAAACCTTTACGAAAAAGGAATAGTTTCAAAACAGCAGCTTGAAGAAATAGAAAGCGCTTACAGCGCAGCACAGTTTAAGTATCAAAAAGCATTAGCTGAACTTAAGAGCGCTGAAGAGGGACTCAAAGAAGCCAAGTCTCTGATTAACAATGTTTCCATAGTAAGAAAAGAGAGAAAAGCCCTTGAAGCAAAAATTGCTGCAACTAAAAAGCAGATTAGAGTTGCAAAAGCAACACTTAAATCAATAGAAGAACTAAAAAACTCAATAAAATCCCTTGATAAAGAGATTGCTGCTACTAAAACAGGGCTTGAAAAAGCAGAAATTCTCCTTTCCCACACAACCGTTAAATCACCAATTAACGGCGTTGTAGCTAAAAAATGGCGGGAGAAAGGCGATTTTGTAACACCAGGCCTTCCTGTCTATTCTCTTTATGATCCCAAAACATTCTACGTCTTAGCGTGGATAGAAGAAGACAAGCTTAAAAACGTAAAAGCCGGAGCTGACACAGAAGCTGAACTTGAAGTGTGCGGCAAAACATTTGAAGGTAAAGTTGTATCCATAGGTACAGCAGCAGGTTCAACCTTTGCCCTGATACCAAGGGACACTTCTCAAGGCGAATTCACAAAAGTAACCCAGAGAATTCCTGTAAAAATAAGACTTGAAAATGTTCCACAGGTCTGTATAAAACCGGGAACAAGCGTTACCGTTTATATAAGGAAGGATTAA
- a CDS encoding transporter substrate-binding domain-containing protein codes for MKRVKSIYLTLLALLVAFVSFLPAKAGTLDKIKKRGYMIVGVKYDFKPFGFVNEKGEVVGFDIDLVKYIAKKLGVKVKLVQVTSKTRIPMLESGSVDLVAASMTHKRKRDLPIDFTISYYFDGQAILARSDCTAKSYKDFAGKRVAAIQGATSGPNFKKVQPRAKIVYFQEYPQALMALMKGKVDAITTDYTWCATQAKDSHGRLKVIGEPFTYEPYGMGVRENDSDFRDAINFAIQDAVMDGTYAKIYKKWFGKEPTRLPEVWPK; via the coding sequence ATGAAAAGGGTGAAGAGTATTTATCTCACGTTGCTTGCTCTTCTTGTGGCTTTTGTCTCTTTTCTTCCAGCTAAAGCCGGGACACTTGATAAGATCAAGAAGCGTGGGTACATGATCGTGGGTGTTAAGTACGATTTTAAACCTTTCGGGTTCGTAAACGAAAAGGGTGAAGTTGTTGGTTTTGACATTGACCTTGTTAAGTACATAGCTAAAAAGCTTGGTGTGAAGGTTAAGCTTGTTCAGGTTACTTCAAAGACGAGAATTCCGATGCTTGAAAGTGGGAGTGTTGATCTTGTAGCTGCTTCAATGACTCACAAGAGAAAGAGAGATCTTCCAATAGACTTTACCATAAGCTACTACTTTGACGGTCAGGCAATTCTGGCAAGGAGTGATTGCACCGCTAAAAGTTATAAAGATTTTGCAGGAAAAAGAGTTGCTGCCATCCAGGGTGCAACGAGCGGTCCTAACTTTAAAAAGGTTCAGCCAAGAGCGAAAATTGTTTACTTCCAGGAGTATCCTCAGGCTCTCATGGCTCTCATGAAGGGTAAAGTTGATGCTATTACAACAGATTATACCTGGTGTGCAACACAGGCAAAAGATTCTCACGGAAGACTTAAAGTTATTGGTGAACCGTTTACCTATGAACCTTACGGCATGGGAGTAAGAGAAAACGACAGTGACTTCAGAGATGCTATCAACTTTGCTATTCAGGACGCTGTAATGGATGGTACCTATGCTAAAATTTACAAGAAATGGTTCGGTAAAGAACCTACAAGACTTCCAGAAGTTTGGCCTAAATAA
- a CDS encoding amino acid ABC transporter permease, which yields MIVDLLVEFRSLVIQGFITTVKLSLIGIALSTIWGFIIGFFRNSRSEWLRIFGYYYVELFRNIPLIVQIFFIYFSFNIVDIFPVLKIAAKVLHVEDPNAFFSALIALVLYTSAYISEVVRSGLNAIPYSQIEAAMSLGLTRLQTIRYVIIPELFLIIIPALTNQYLNLIKNSSLAMTIGVAELTFVTQQIDAETFRGFEAATIVTVLYIVLTLTTSLIMSLVNRWVSKNGRRVFA from the coding sequence ATGATAGTTGATCTACTTGTTGAGTTTAGAAGCTTAGTAATTCAAGGTTTTATAACCACGGTAAAGCTATCCCTCATCGGGATAGCTTTATCCACTATTTGGGGTTTTATCATAGGATTTTTCAGAAATTCACGTTCCGAGTGGCTGAGAATTTTTGGCTATTACTATGTGGAACTTTTCAGAAATATTCCTCTGATTGTCCAGATTTTCTTCATCTATTTCTCCTTTAATATTGTTGATATTTTTCCCGTTTTGAAAATTGCCGCAAAAGTCCTTCACGTTGAAGATCCAAATGCATTTTTTTCCGCCCTCATAGCGCTTGTTCTTTATACCTCTGCCTACATTTCTGAAGTTGTAAGGTCGGGACTTAACGCTATTCCCTATTCACAGATAGAAGCAGCGATGAGTCTCGGTCTTACAAGGCTTCAAACGATCAGGTACGTTATCATTCCCGAGTTGTTCCTGATAATTATTCCAGCGCTTACGAATCAGTATTTGAACCTTATTAAAAACTCTTCACTGGCAATGACCATTGGTGTTGCAGAGTTAACTTTTGTAACCCAGCAGATAGATGCAGAAACGTTTAGAGGTTTTGAAGCAGCAACCATAGTGACGGTGCTTTATATAGTTTTGACACTTACAACATCGTTAATTATGAGTCTCGTTAATAGGTGGGTTTCTAAAAATGGCAGGCGTGTATTTGCATGA
- a CDS encoding amino acid ABC transporter permease, whose product MAGVYLHENKRKERLIHLGATVILVIFLFFYFRHLELKPVLTKDNIRFLLFGMPGEIGGLSLTILMTIILIPITLVWGAILAVMRNSKLFKWFATVYIEVVRATPLIMVIFWVYFAIPIFVKGVTGKDISVQPVIAALIAFSIFTSAYIAEIIRSGLNSISRGIKEAGESLGFTKFQIYLYIIMPLVIKRMLPALISQYIAMFKDTSLAYIIGVIEFFRAATILNNRLFLSMEIFTIVAIVYFIIAFSMSKLARHLEVKWRKQLSE is encoded by the coding sequence ATGGCAGGCGTGTATTTGCATGAGAACAAACGGAAAGAGCGTCTAATCCATTTAGGTGCTACGGTTATACTCGTGATTTTCCTGTTTTTCTATTTTCGTCACCTTGAGCTTAAACCGGTCCTGACGAAAGACAACATCAGGTTTCTTCTTTTTGGGATGCCGGGTGAAATAGGTGGATTAAGTCTTACAATTTTGATGACAATTATTTTAATTCCTATTACCCTTGTCTGGGGTGCTATTCTTGCCGTTATGAGGAATTCAAAACTTTTTAAATGGTTTGCTACTGTTTATATTGAAGTGGTAAGGGCAACACCTCTTATAATGGTAATTTTCTGGGTTTATTTTGCTATACCTATATTCGTTAAAGGAGTAACCGGAAAGGACATATCTGTTCAGCCTGTTATTGCTGCGCTTATTGCGTTTTCTATCTTTACTTCGGCATACATTGCAGAAATTATCAGAAGTGGTCTCAATTCTATTTCAAGGGGTATAAAAGAAGCGGGTGAAAGTCTCGGTTTTACAAAATTTCAGATCTACCTGTACATTATTATGCCGCTTGTTATTAAAAGGATGCTTCCAGCCCTTATTTCTCAGTATATTGCGATGTTTAAGGATACTTCTCTCGCTTACATTATCGGTGTTATAGAGTTTTTCCGTGCTGCAACGATTTTAAATAACCGTCTTTTTCTGAGTATGGAAATTTTCACCATAGTTGCAATAGTCTATTTCATTATAGCCTTTTCTATGAGTAAACTTGCAAGACATCTTGAGGTTAAGTGGAGGAAGCAGTTAAGTGAGTAA
- a CDS encoding amino acid ABC transporter ATP-binding protein — protein sequence MEEKIIEFIHVGKYFGDFKVLDDINFDVKKSEIIVICGPSGSGKSTMIRCINRLEEIDEGKILFHGKDIREIKPIELRKKIGMVFQHFNLFPHLTALENVMLPLVKVQKKKKREAEKIAVETLERVRMGDQLHKYPSELSGGQKQRVAIARVLAMKPEVMLFDEPTSALDPEMVNEVLDVMKGLAKEDITILCVTHEMGFAREVADRIIFMDNGKIVENTDVETFFKHAENPRIKEFLSKIM from the coding sequence ATGGAAGAGAAAATAATAGAATTTATTCACGTTGGTAAGTACTTTGGTGATTTCAAGGTTCTTGATGATATAAACTTTGACGTGAAAAAGTCCGAAATTATAGTTATCTGTGGTCCGAGTGGTAGTGGTAAATCAACGATGATTCGTTGTATAAACAGGCTTGAAGAGATAGACGAGGGCAAAATTCTCTTTCACGGAAAGGATATAAGAGAGATTAAACCTATAGAATTAAGAAAGAAGATAGGAATGGTTTTTCAGCATTTTAACCTGTTCCCTCACCTGACGGCTCTTGAAAATGTTATGCTTCCTCTTGTTAAGGTTCAGAAAAAGAAGAAAAGGGAGGCTGAAAAGATAGCTGTTGAAACTCTGGAGCGGGTTAGAATGGGCGATCAACTTCATAAGTATCCCAGTGAGCTTTCTGGTGGACAGAAGCAGAGAGTAGCAATAGCAAGGGTTCTTGCTATGAAACCGGAAGTTATGCTTTTTGATGAACCAACTTCTGCTCTTGATCCTGAAATGGTTAATGAAGTTCTTGATGTTATGAAAGGACTTGCAAAAGAAGATATTACAATTCTTTGTGTCACTCATGAGATGGGTTTTGCAAGGGAAGTTGCTGACAGGATAATCTTTATGGATAATGGTAAAATAGTTGAGAATACTGATGTGGAGACATTCTTCAAGCATGCCGAAAATCCAAGAATAAAAGAGTTCCTTTCAAAGATAATGTAA
- a CDS encoding YlbF family regulator produces the protein MSEVIKKAAELADAIAKSEELKNLRSAEQELLADSEAMELYNEFQRLQQMAQMAGTPEVMQQLEEAYKKFAENEKAKAFLEANQQFGAMLETINKMLQEAIEGPKQHGSCGSCGGCGV, from the coding sequence ATGTCTGAAGTAATCAAAAAAGCAGCCGAGCTTGCTGACGCTATAGCAAAGTCAGAAGAGCTCAAGAATCTAAGAAGTGCTGAGCAGGAACTCCTTGCTGATTCTGAAGCTATGGAACTTTACAATGAGTTTCAAAGGCTTCAGCAGATGGCTCAAATGGCTGGAACACCAGAAGTAATGCAGCAGCTTGAAGAGGCTTACAAAAAGTTTGCTGAAAATGAAAAAGCGAAAGCTTTTCTTGAAGCCAATCAGCAGTTTGGTGCTATGCTTGAAACGATAAATAAGATGCTTCAAGAGGCTATTGAAGGTCCGAAGCAGCACGGAAGCTGCGGAAGCTGCGGTGGTTGTGGCGTTTAA
- the dapE gene encoding succinyl-diaminopimelate desuccinylase, protein MELLEILKKLIEIPSIYGNEKEIADFTENFIKENNPSLTVNRVSNTIIACSSFDEEKPVLALVGHLDTVPGTNEYTGKVIDGKLYGLGASDMKGGDAVILKIIEETGKGNLNPPYNLVYILYEREEGPYLESGLIPLYENFKKLLEKIDLAIILEPTDNAIQVGCLGVIHCGMVFKGKRAHSARPWQGENAIHKGWKLLKLLSEKKPQKYEFQGLTYYEVINATMVDFTGGRNIIPDSFTVNVNYRFSPSKTLEEAVKDLENLGNEANVDEFEWRDLSPSGRVCLDNPILQKLIKQFNLKVESKQAWTDVARFSQWGIDAVNFGPGQPSQAHQKNEYIEIEKLHENYKILKTFLSK, encoded by the coding sequence ATGGAACTTTTAGAGATACTAAAAAAGTTGATTGAAATCCCCTCAATCTACGGAAACGAAAAAGAAATTGCCGACTTTACGGAAAATTTCATAAAGGAAAACAACCCATCCCTCACGGTTAATAGAGTCTCAAACACGATAATTGCCTGCTCAAGTTTTGACGAAGAAAAACCTGTACTTGCCTTAGTAGGACACCTTGACACCGTTCCTGGAACGAACGAATACACAGGAAAAGTGATAGATGGAAAACTCTACGGCCTCGGTGCCAGCGACATGAAGGGCGGTGACGCCGTAATACTTAAAATCATTGAAGAAACCGGTAAAGGAAACCTTAACCCACCCTATAACCTGGTCTACATCTTATACGAAAGGGAAGAAGGACCATACCTCGAAAGCGGACTGATACCACTTTATGAAAACTTTAAGAAACTCCTTGAAAAGATAGACCTTGCCATCATACTTGAACCTACAGACAATGCAATTCAGGTAGGATGCCTTGGCGTAATACACTGTGGAATGGTATTTAAAGGGAAAAGGGCACACTCAGCACGACCATGGCAGGGCGAAAATGCCATTCACAAGGGATGGAAACTGCTTAAACTGCTATCTGAAAAGAAACCTCAAAAATATGAGTTTCAGGGACTAACCTACTATGAAGTGATAAACGCAACAATGGTGGATTTCACAGGTGGTAGAAACATAATTCCCGATAGTTTTACCGTTAATGTGAACTACAGGTTTTCACCATCAAAAACGTTAGAAGAAGCAGTCAAAGATTTAGAAAACCTTGGCAACGAAGCAAACGTTGACGAATTTGAGTGGCGAGACCTCTCACCATCAGGAAGGGTATGTCTTGACAATCCAATTCTCCAGAAACTGATAAAACAATTTAATCTGAAAGTTGAATCAAAGCAGGCGTGGACAGACGTTGCTCGATTCTCACAGTGGGGAATTGACGCGGTGAACTTTGGCCCCGGCCAACCATCACAGGCACACCAGAAAAACGAATACATAGAGATAGAAAAGCTACATGAAAATTATAAAATCCTGAAAACATTTCTTTCTAAATAA